The Benincasa hispida cultivar B227 chromosome 11, ASM972705v1, whole genome shotgun sequence genome has a segment encoding these proteins:
- the LOC120090338 gene encoding arginine biosynthesis bifunctional protein ArgJ, chloroplastic isoform X2 — MYLSVPHYPSLKFPALQSHKRDFRVLAVATNEASNYLPEAPILIPDGPWKQIDGGVTAAKGFKAAGLYGGLRAKGEKPDLALVTCDVDAISAGAFTKNVVAAAPVLYCKKALDISQTARAVLINAGQANAATGDAGYQDMIECVNNLSKILQIRPEEVLVESTGVIGHRIKKDALLNSLPKLVRSLSSSVESAASAAVAITTTDLVSKSVAIESQVGSSTIRIGGMAKGSGMIHPNMATMLGVVTTDAVVASDVWRKMVQISVDRSFNQITVDGDTSTNDTVIALSSGLSGSRSNIISSLKSREAGQLQECLDVVMQGLAKSVAWDGEGATCLIEITVTGANSEAEAAKIARSVAGSSLVKSAIYGRDPNWGRIAAAAGYAGVPFEQMKLKVSLGNILLMDGGEPQSFDRAAASNYLRRAGETHDTVRIYISIGEFFK, encoded by the exons ATGTATCTCTCTGTTCCTCACTACCCCTCTCTCAAATTCCCCGCCCTTCAATCTCATAAG AGGGATTTTCGAGTGCTTGCTGTGGCTACAAATGAGGCCTCCAACTATTTGCCGGAGGCTCCGATTTTGATTCCTGATGGTCCATGGAAGCAG ATTGATGGAGGAGTTACTGCTGCTAAGGGGTTCAAAGCTGCAGGGCTATATGGAGGACTACGAGCAAAGGGAGAGAAGCCTGACCTTGCACTTGTTACTTGTGATGTTGATGCCATTTCTGCTG GAGCATTTACAAAGAATGTAGTTGCTGCAGCACCAGTGTTGTATTGTAAAAAAGCATTGGACATTTCACAAACg GCACGTGCAGTGCTAATAAATGCTGGTCAAGCCAATGCCGCTACG GGGGATGCTGGTTATCAAGATATGATAGAATGTGTGAACAATCTTTCAAAG ATCCTTCAAATAAGGCCAGAGGAAGTACTAGTTGAATCTACTGGAGTGATTGGTCATAGAATAAAAAAG GATGCACTTTTGAATTCTCTTCCAAAACTAGTCAGGTCCCTTTCATCTTCAGTTGAAAG TGCAGCTTCTGCAGCAGTGGCAATTACCACAACTGACCTTGTTAGTAAAAGCGTGGCAATCGAGTCCCAA GTTGGGAGTTCAACCATAAGAATTGGAGGAATGGCAAAAGGTTCGGGCATGATTCACCCGAATATGGCTACTATGCTCGGT GTTGTTACAACAGATGCCGTGGTTGCTAGTGATGTTTGGAGAAAGATGGTACAAATCTCTGTTGATCGAAGCTTCAATCAGATTACG GTGGATGGGGATACAAGTACCAACGACACCGTCATTGCTTTGTCGAGTGGCTTGTCAGGATCCAGATCTAATATAATTTCGTCATTGAAAAGCCGAGAAGCAGGACAGCTTCAAGAATGCCTTGATGTG GTGATGCAAGGCCTTGCCAAGTCAGTAGCCTGGGATGGAGAAGGTGCTACCTGTCTGATTGAG ATTACAGTGACTGGTGCAAATTCAGAAGCTGAAGCAGCGAAAATTGCTCGTTCAGTAGCAGGCTCGTCACTTGTAAAG TCAGCCATATATGGCCGAGATCCAAATTGGGGACGGATAGCAGCGGCTGCTGGATACGCAGGGGTACCATTCGAGCAGATGAAACTCAAAGTGTCTCTAGGAAACATTCTCCTCATGGATGGAGGAGAACCC